Proteins encoded by one window of Fusarium graminearum PH-1 chromosome 1, whole genome shotgun sequence:
- a CDS encoding phosphatase PP2A regulatory subunit B, which yields MSSPLAFSKVSSSTSYSNRYACSGTADIISTVEFDHTGNYLATGDKGGRVVLFERNETKKTCEYKFHTEFQSHEPEFDYLKSLEIEEKINKIKWCRRQNASHYLLSTNDKTIKLWKVFEKSLKVVAENNLSHDVTPGSIAGGGGAPKPLPAHQFKNAADLKLPRLTHHDTVVAAVPRRTYANAHAYHINSISVNSDGETFISSDDLRINLWNLNIQDQSFNIVDIKPANMEELTEVITAAEFHPMSCNWFMYASSKGTIKLADMRESALCDQHAKLFEQEEDPSSRSFFSEIISSISDVRFSHDGRYILSRDYLTVKIWDINMERQPVKTIPIHEHLRPRLCDTYENDSIFDKFEVVFSGDAKNVMTGSYNNNFMIYPSDPDKEVEVVLQADKSAFKAKKVGVPTPINSSTSPTATNGKKGGSRAGSPGGQGQRMRKETDADQIDFNKKILHMSWHPFEDSIAIAATNNLFVFSAL from the exons ATGTCATCACCGCTTGCATTTTCCAAAGTCagttcatcaacatcgtATTCTAACCGCTATGCTTGCTCTGGTACAGCCGATATCATTTCGACAGTTGAGTTCGACCATACCGGAAACTATCTCGCTACTGGCGACAAGGGCGGTCGGGTGGTGCTCTTTGAACGAAACGAAACG AAAAAAACCTGCGAGTACAAGTTCCACACCGAGTTCCAATCTCACGAGCCCGAATTCGACTATCTAAAGTCACTCGAGATcgaggaaaagatcaacaagataAAGTGGTGCAGACGACAGAACGCCTCGCACTATCTCCTGTCTaccaatgacaagacaatCAAGCTATGGAAAGTCTTTGAGAAGTCGCTCAAGGTCGTAGCGGAGAACAACCTCTCCCACGATGTCACACCTGGAAGTATTGCTGGCGGTGGGGGCGCTCCTAAGCCTCTGCCTGCTCATCAGTTCAAGAACGCTGCCGACCTGAAGCTACCTCGACTCACACACCACGACACCGTCGTTGCCGCTGTGCCACGCCGAACATACGCCAACGCGCACGCCTATCACATCAACAGCATTTCAGTCAATAGTGACGGAGAAACCTTTATCAGCAGCGATGATTTGCGAATCAATCTTTGGAACCTCAATATTCAGGATCAGAGCTTCAACATTGTTGATATCAAGCCCGCAAACATGGAGGAACTGACCGAAGTAATCACAGCTGCCGAATTCCACCCCATGAGCTGTAACTGGTTCATGTATGCAAGCTCCAAGGGTACTATCAAACTTGCCGATATGCGAGAGAGTGCTCTGTGTGATCAGCACGCTAAAC TATTTGAACAAGAGGAAGACCCTTCTTCGCGGTCATTCTTCTCCGAAATCATTTCCTCCATTTCCGATGTGAGATTTTCGCATGACGGCCGATATATCCTATCTCGCGACTACCTGACTGTCAAGATCTGGGATATCAACATGGAGAGACAGCCTGTAAAGACGATACCAATCCACGAGCACCTTCGACCACGGTTGTGCGACACATATGAGAACGATAGTATATTCGACAAATTCGAAGTCGTCTTCTCTGGCGACGCGAAGAACGTCATGACAGGAAGttacaacaacaacttcatgATCTACCCTTCAGACCCCGAcaaggaggttgaggtgGTTCTTCAGGCAGACAAGTCAGCCttcaaggcaaagaaggTTGGTGTGCCCACACCAATCAACTCGTCTACGAGCCCGACAGCAACCAACGGCAAGAAGGGCGGTTCTAGAGCTGGCAGCCCAGGTGGTCAAGGTCAGCGGATGCGTAAGGAAACAGACGCGGACCAGATCGATTTTAACAAAAAGATTCTGCACATGAGTTGGCATCCGTTCGAAGACAGTATTGCGATTGCAGCCACAAACAAT CTATTTGTCTTCTCAGCACTCTAG